One Paracidovorax avenae ATCC 19860 genomic region harbors:
- a CDS encoding type B 50S ribosomal protein L31: protein MKEGIHPNYREVLFVDLSNGFKFVTRSCVNTKETGKTDDGRELPLFKLDTSSESHPFYTGTQKSVDNMGGRVERFRNRFGKTAAAK, encoded by the coding sequence ATGAAAGAAGGCATTCACCCCAACTACCGCGAAGTGCTCTTCGTGGACCTGTCCAACGGCTTCAAGTTCGTCACCCGTTCCTGCGTGAACACGAAGGAAACCGGCAAGACCGACGACGGCCGCGAACTGCCGCTCTTCAAGCTGGATACCTCCAGCGAATCGCATCCTTTCTACACCGGCACGCAGAAGTCGGTGGACAACATGGGCGGCCGCGTCGAGCGCTTCCGCAACCGCTTCGGCAAGACGGCCGCCGCGAAGTAA
- the phoU gene encoding phosphate signaling complex protein PhoU — MPEKHLSSQFDSELNSISARVMELGGLVESQIRQAIYALSQFSVEAADQVATTEHRVNAMEVEIDHELSSIIARRQPTARDLRLLIAFSKATANLERMGDEANKMARMVKSIIESGSARSLPTTDLRVAADLASGLLRKALDAFARLDTKAAVAILKEDDLIDREFDGFVRKLITYMMEDPRTISASLDLLFLAKAIERIGDHSKNVAELIIYLVKGKDVRHTALEEIESAVL, encoded by the coding sequence ATGCCCGAGAAACACCTTTCCTCCCAGTTCGACAGCGAACTCAACAGCATCTCCGCACGCGTGATGGAGCTCGGCGGGCTGGTCGAATCCCAGATCCGCCAGGCCATTTACGCGCTGTCGCAGTTCAGCGTGGAGGCCGCCGACCAGGTCGCCACCACCGAGCACCGCGTGAACGCGATGGAGGTCGAGATCGATCATGAGCTCTCGTCCATCATCGCGCGCCGCCAGCCCACGGCCCGTGACCTGCGCCTGCTGATCGCCTTCTCCAAGGCGACCGCGAACCTCGAGCGCATGGGCGACGAGGCCAACAAGATGGCCCGCATGGTCAAGTCCATCATCGAGAGCGGCTCCGCCCGCTCGCTGCCCACCACCGACCTGCGCGTCGCGGCCGACCTGGCGTCGGGCCTGCTGCGCAAGGCCCTGGACGCGTTCGCCCGCCTCGACACCAAGGCGGCCGTGGCCATCCTGAAGGAAGACGACCTCATCGACCGAGAGTTCGACGGCTTCGTGCGCAAGCTCATCACCTACATGATGGAAGACCCCCGCACGATTTCCGCGAGCCTGGACCTGCTGTTCCTGGCCAAGGCCATCGAGCGCATCGGCGATCACTCCAAAAACGTGGCCGAACTCATCATCTACCTCGTCAAGGGCAAGGACGTGCGCCACACGGCCCTCGAGGAGATCGAGTCGGCCGTGCTCTGA
- the phoB gene encoding phosphate regulon transcriptional regulator PhoB, which yields MKRLPRVLIVEDESAIAELIAVNLRHNGFQPIWSEDGESAQRELDAVLPDVILLDWMLPGQSGLQLARKWRADARTKPIPILMLTARGDEPDKVAGLDAGADDYITKPFSTQELLARIRAVLRRRAPEQATDTVAISDLILDAGTYRVTYQGQQLKIGPTEFKLLHYLMKHPERVHSRAQLLDKVWGDHVFIEERTVDVHVKRLREALGVAGAMVETVRGAGYRLTAQPAALMRA from the coding sequence ATGAAGAGACTTCCCCGCGTACTCATCGTCGAAGACGAATCCGCCATCGCCGAGCTGATCGCCGTCAACCTGCGCCACAACGGATTCCAGCCCATCTGGTCCGAGGACGGCGAATCCGCCCAGCGCGAGCTGGATGCGGTGCTGCCGGACGTCATCCTGCTGGACTGGATGCTGCCCGGCCAGAGCGGCCTGCAACTCGCGCGCAAGTGGCGCGCGGATGCGCGTACCAAACCCATTCCCATCCTCATGCTCACGGCGCGCGGCGACGAGCCCGACAAGGTGGCCGGCCTCGACGCGGGGGCGGACGACTACATCACCAAGCCGTTCTCCACCCAGGAACTGCTGGCGCGCATCCGTGCCGTGCTGCGGCGCCGGGCGCCCGAGCAGGCCACCGATACCGTGGCCATCTCCGACCTGATCCTCGACGCCGGCACCTACCGCGTGACCTACCAGGGACAGCAGCTCAAGATCGGTCCGACCGAGTTCAAGCTCCTGCACTACCTCATGAAGCACCCCGAACGCGTCCACAGCCGGGCGCAGCTGCTCGACAAGGTGTGGGGCGACCATGTCTTCATCGAGGAGCGCACGGTGGACGTGCACGTCAAGCGCCTGCGCGAGGCCCTGGGCGTCGCAGGCGCCATGGTGGAGACCGTGCGCGGCGCGGGCTACCGGCTCACGGCCCAGCCTGCCGCCCTGATGCGAGCCTGA
- a CDS encoding MATE family efflux transporter, with amino-acid sequence MPSERAQVARHAATVLAGQLAVMAFGVTDTIVAGRHAPSSLAALSIGSAVYVSVYVALMGVLQALLPIWAEQRGAGHTTEIGRTVRQSLYLCALASLLGMAVLLSPGAILRWTEVPAGLRAEVGRYLTVLAAALPPALAFRLYTTLNQALGRPQLVTWLQLGSLAVKIPLSIGFTFGFAGLPAQGAVGCAWATLVVNYLLLGIALWLVRSSAMYAPLALWKRMERPDPAQIGRFARLGVPAGLAVMVEVTSFTLMALFIARQGTVAAAAHQIASNLAAVLYMVPLSLAIATSARVSYWRGRADEAIARKVAWMGLRMAGTIALVLSGLVLLARHGLASLYTSSPDVLAMAGGLLAWVAAYHVADALQTFCAFALRCYRITIAPLATYGVLLWGAGLPAGYVLAYVGLAGHPPQQSPAAFWIGGALALGMTAAVFIAMLARALRKARSPGPHPASAGRGRA; translated from the coding sequence ATGCCGTCCGAGCGCGCCCAGGTCGCGCGCCACGCGGCCACCGTGCTGGCGGGGCAGCTCGCCGTGATGGCGTTCGGCGTGACCGACACCATCGTCGCCGGCCGCCATGCGCCCTCCTCCCTGGCCGCGCTGTCGATCGGCTCGGCCGTCTATGTGAGCGTCTATGTCGCCCTCATGGGCGTACTGCAGGCGCTGCTGCCCATCTGGGCGGAGCAGCGCGGCGCGGGCCACACCACCGAGATCGGCCGCACGGTGCGCCAGTCCCTGTACCTCTGCGCGCTGGCGAGCCTGCTGGGCATGGCTGTGCTGCTGTCGCCCGGCGCCATCCTGCGCTGGACGGAGGTTCCCGCCGGCCTGCGCGCGGAGGTGGGCCGCTACCTCACGGTGCTGGCCGCGGCCCTGCCGCCGGCCCTGGCCTTCCGGCTCTACACCACGCTCAACCAGGCCCTGGGGCGCCCGCAGCTGGTCACCTGGCTGCAACTGGGTTCGCTGGCAGTGAAGATCCCCCTGTCCATCGGCTTTACCTTCGGGTTCGCCGGGCTGCCCGCACAGGGCGCCGTCGGATGCGCCTGGGCCACGCTGGTCGTGAACTACCTGCTGCTGGGCATCGCGCTGTGGCTGGTCCGCTCGTCGGCGATGTATGCGCCGCTCGCGCTCTGGAAGCGCATGGAGCGCCCCGACCCGGCCCAGATCGGGCGCTTCGCGCGGCTGGGCGTTCCCGCCGGGCTGGCCGTGATGGTGGAGGTCACCTCCTTCACGCTGATGGCGCTGTTCATCGCCCGGCAGGGCACGGTCGCCGCCGCGGCGCACCAGATCGCCTCGAACCTCGCCGCCGTGCTCTACATGGTTCCGCTTTCGCTGGCCATAGCCACCAGCGCCCGGGTCAGCTACTGGCGCGGGCGCGCGGACGAGGCCATCGCCCGGAAGGTGGCGTGGATGGGGTTGCGCATGGCGGGCACCATCGCCCTCGTGCTGTCCGGCCTGGTCCTGCTGGCACGCCACGGCCTGGCGAGCCTCTACACCTCCTCGCCCGACGTGCTGGCCATGGCCGGCGGGCTGCTGGCCTGGGTGGCGGCCTACCATGTCGCCGATGCGCTGCAGACCTTCTGCGCGTTCGCCCTGCGCTGCTACCGGATCACCATCGCCCCTCTGGCTACCTATGGGGTGCTGCTCTGGGGCGCCGGACTGCCGGCAGGCTATGTGCTGGCCTACGTGGGCCTGGCCGGGCACCCGCCGCAACAGTCGCCCGCCGCTTTCTGGATCGGCGGGGCGCTGGCGCTGGGCATGACGGCCGCGGTGTTCATTGCGATGCTGGCGAGGGCATTGCGGAAGGCCCGCTCGCCGGGCCCGCACCCGGCTTCGGCAGGGCGAGGGCGGGCTTAG
- the sbcD gene encoding exonuclease subunit SbcD, which produces MRLLHTSDWHLGQHFMGKSRQAEHRAFIDWLAAQAADCQADAVLLAGDVFDTSAPPSHARELYHHAVLSLREAGTALVVLGGNHDSAAVLGESRALLAELGTRVVPCAAATPAEQVLVLHRRSGGPGAVLCAVPYLRPRELLLSLPGESAADKRMALQQAIRAHYAALFDMARERSASLGGLPIVATGHLATVGATGGDAVRDIYVGTLEAFPTDAFPAADYIALGHIHQPMKVGGNEHIRYCGSPIPLGFDEAAQRKEVLQVDFDLAGLQSVAPLPVPCFQPMASLRGSLATLPAALTAAARAGTQETPAWLDVEVAGDDYLPDLQARVTAMADGLPVEVLRVRRARGGAAPALVPIARETLDELAPGDVFERRLQEESLDEALRERLSAMHRGVLSDLQEEGAA; this is translated from the coding sequence TTGCGTCTGCTGCACACTTCCGACTGGCACCTGGGCCAGCATTTCATGGGCAAGAGCCGCCAGGCCGAGCACCGTGCGTTCATCGACTGGCTGGCCGCGCAGGCGGCAGATTGCCAGGCGGATGCCGTGCTGCTGGCCGGCGATGTGTTCGACACATCGGCACCGCCCAGCCATGCGCGCGAGCTCTATCACCACGCCGTGCTGTCGCTGCGCGAGGCCGGGACGGCACTGGTCGTGCTGGGCGGCAATCACGATTCTGCCGCGGTGCTGGGCGAGAGCCGCGCGCTGCTGGCCGAACTGGGCACCCGCGTGGTGCCCTGCGCGGCCGCCACGCCCGCGGAGCAGGTGCTGGTGCTGCATCGGCGCAGCGGCGGGCCGGGCGCGGTTCTGTGCGCGGTGCCGTACCTGCGCCCGCGGGAGCTGCTGCTCAGCCTGCCCGGCGAGAGCGCCGCAGACAAGCGGATGGCGCTGCAGCAGGCGATCCGCGCGCACTACGCTGCGCTCTTCGATATGGCACGCGAACGCAGCGCGTCGCTGGGCGGACTGCCGATCGTGGCCACCGGCCACCTCGCCACCGTGGGCGCCACGGGCGGCGACGCCGTCCGGGACATCTACGTCGGCACGCTGGAGGCCTTCCCGACCGATGCATTTCCTGCGGCGGACTACATCGCCCTCGGGCACATCCACCAGCCGATGAAGGTGGGCGGGAACGAGCACATCCGCTACTGTGGATCGCCGATACCGCTGGGCTTCGACGAGGCCGCGCAGCGCAAGGAGGTGCTGCAGGTGGATTTCGACCTGGCGGGCCTGCAGTCGGTCGCGCCGCTGCCGGTGCCGTGCTTCCAGCCGATGGCTTCGCTGCGCGGCAGCCTTGCCACCCTGCCAGCGGCGCTTACCGCCGCGGCGCGGGCCGGCACACAGGAAACGCCCGCCTGGCTCGACGTGGAGGTGGCCGGCGACGACTACCTGCCCGACCTGCAGGCGCGCGTCACGGCGATGGCCGACGGCCTGCCCGTGGAGGTGCTGCGGGTGCGCCGCGCGCGCGGCGGCGCCGCTCCCGCCCTCGTGCCCATCGCCCGCGAGACGCTCGACGAACTGGCCCCCGGCGACGTGTTCGAGCGCCGCCTGCAGGAGGAATCGCTGGACGAGGCGCTGCGGGAGCGGCTCTCGGCCATGCACCGGGGCGTGCTGTCCGATCTGCAGGAAGAGGGGGCGGCATGA
- the pstB gene encoding phosphate ABC transporter ATP-binding protein PstB: MSTKNTGAAGTSKITVRDLNFYYGKFHALKGINLDIPEKKVTAFIGPSGCGKSTLLRTFNRMYELYPEQRAEGQILLDGENLLTSKQDVALIRAKVGMVFQKPTPFPMSIYDNIAFGVKLFESLNATDMDDRVEWALRKAALWNEVKDKLHQSGSGLSGGQQQRLCIARGIAIKPEVLLLDEPCSALDPISTAKVEELIAELKNEYTVVIVTHNMQQAARCSDYTAYMYLGDLMEFGETEQMFFKPQRKETEDYITGRFG, encoded by the coding sequence ATGTCCACGAAAAACACCGGCGCCGCCGGCACCTCCAAGATCACGGTTCGCGACCTGAACTTCTACTACGGGAAGTTCCATGCCCTGAAGGGCATCAACCTGGACATTCCCGAGAAGAAGGTCACGGCGTTCATCGGCCCGTCGGGATGCGGCAAGTCCACGCTGCTGCGCACCTTCAACCGCATGTACGAGCTCTACCCCGAGCAGCGCGCGGAAGGGCAGATCCTGCTGGACGGCGAGAACCTGCTGACCAGCAAGCAGGACGTGGCACTGATCCGCGCCAAGGTCGGCATGGTGTTCCAGAAGCCGACGCCGTTCCCGATGTCGATCTACGACAACATCGCCTTCGGCGTGAAGCTGTTCGAGAGCCTCAACGCCACGGACATGGATGATCGCGTGGAGTGGGCGCTGCGCAAGGCGGCCCTCTGGAACGAGGTCAAGGACAAGCTGCACCAGAGCGGCTCGGGCCTGTCCGGCGGGCAGCAGCAGCGCCTGTGCATTGCACGCGGCATCGCCATCAAGCCCGAAGTGCTGCTGCTCGACGAGCCGTGCTCGGCGCTGGACCCGATCTCCACGGCCAAGGTCGAGGAACTGATTGCCGAGCTGAAGAACGAATACACCGTGGTGATCGTCACGCACAACATGCAGCAGGCAGCCCGCTGCAGCGATTACACGGCCTACATGTACCTGGGTGACCTGATGGAGTTCGGCGAGACCGAGCAGATGTTCTTCAAGCCCCAGCGCAAGGAAACCGAAGACTACATCACCGGCCGTTTCGGCTGA
- the phoR gene encoding phosphate regulon sensor histidine kinase PhoR: MVWRCIFFLSFQAAGLLLGWLWGGFHGAVATVFAGVWLWFLWDLWRGSRVLRWLRDGDLASCPSLRGVWGEAADRTRRLLRQNQADIAASDARLQEILAALQATPNGVVLLDAEGHIEWCNQIAVTQFGLDAARDMGQSIGNLLRDPEFSAYYAAQDFSRDVVLQGRESTASRPVRISVHLHPYGDGRKLLLSRDVTALEQAEAMRRDFVANVSHEIRTPLTVLMGFVETLQTLPLSSEERARYLNMMSQQAGRMQSVVQDLLTLSRLEGSPPPGLTECTPVDALLRRCEDEARGLSALLTRSQSAGHVLEFPPAEALQGAGQLVGVAAELQSALANLIGNAVRYTPAGGRITVAWETLADGSGRFSVRDTGPGIEAVHIPRLTERFYRVDRSRSRDTGGTGLGLAIVKHVVQRHSASLGIESTVGKGSVFSVTFPAHRIQRSAAVRGAQAKPALALPKPGAGPASGPSAMPSPASQ; the protein is encoded by the coding sequence ATGGTTTGGCGTTGCATTTTCTTCCTGTCCTTCCAGGCCGCCGGTCTCCTGCTCGGGTGGCTCTGGGGCGGCTTCCATGGCGCGGTGGCCACGGTTTTCGCGGGCGTCTGGCTCTGGTTCCTGTGGGATCTGTGGCGCGGCTCCCGCGTGCTGCGCTGGCTGCGCGATGGCGACCTCGCCAGCTGCCCCTCGCTCAGGGGCGTGTGGGGCGAGGCTGCCGACAGGACGCGCCGCCTGCTGCGCCAGAACCAGGCCGACATCGCCGCCAGCGATGCGCGCCTGCAGGAGATCCTCGCGGCACTGCAGGCGACGCCCAATGGCGTGGTGCTGCTCGATGCCGAGGGCCACATCGAGTGGTGCAACCAGATCGCGGTCACGCAGTTCGGCCTGGATGCCGCGCGCGACATGGGCCAGTCGATCGGCAACCTGCTGCGCGATCCCGAATTCAGCGCCTACTACGCCGCCCAGGATTTTTCCAGGGACGTGGTGCTGCAGGGGCGCGAGAGCACGGCTTCCCGGCCGGTGCGCATTTCCGTCCACCTGCACCCCTACGGAGACGGCCGCAAGCTGCTGCTGTCGCGCGACGTGACGGCGCTGGAGCAGGCCGAGGCCATGCGCCGCGATTTCGTGGCCAACGTGTCGCACGAGATCCGCACGCCGCTCACCGTCCTCATGGGCTTCGTGGAAACCCTGCAGACGTTGCCGCTGTCCTCGGAAGAGCGCGCACGCTACCTGAACATGATGTCGCAACAGGCCGGCCGGATGCAGAGCGTGGTGCAGGACCTGCTGACCCTTTCGCGCCTGGAGGGCAGCCCGCCGCCCGGCTTGACCGAATGCACGCCGGTGGATGCGCTGCTGCGCCGCTGCGAGGACGAGGCCCGAGGCCTGTCCGCGCTGCTCACCCGCAGCCAGTCGGCGGGCCATGTGCTGGAGTTTCCTCCGGCCGAGGCATTGCAGGGCGCCGGCCAGCTGGTCGGGGTGGCGGCCGAACTGCAGAGCGCGCTCGCCAACCTGATCGGCAACGCGGTGCGCTATACGCCCGCAGGCGGCCGCATCACCGTGGCCTGGGAGACGCTGGCCGACGGCAGCGGCCGCTTTTCCGTGCGCGACACGGGCCCCGGCATCGAGGCCGTGCACATTCCGCGGCTGACCGAACGCTTCTACCGCGTGGACCGCAGCCGTTCGCGCGACACCGGCGGCACCGGGCTCGGACTGGCCATTGTCAAGCATGTGGTGCAGCGCCATTCGGCGTCGCTGGGCATCGAAAGCACCGTGGGCAAGGGCTCCGTGTTTTCCGTCACGTTCCCGGCGCACCGCATCCAGCGCAGCGCGGCAGTGCGTGGTGCACAGGCTAAGCCCGCCCTCGCCCTGCCGAAGCCGGGTGCGGGCCCGGCGAGCGGGCCTTCCGCAATGCCCTCGCCAGCATCGCAATGA